The following coding sequences are from one Hymenobacter sp. DG25A window:
- a CDS encoding Ldh family oxidoreductase, with protein MTSNFSYNHLFAFTESVFQSMGCSEDDATLATETLLSADLRGIDSHGVARLIGYVRLWEAGRINATPRVGVTYETPSTAVVDGDGGLGLVVGPKAMQVAIEKAQLAGTGWVSVRNSNHFGIAGYHAMKALPHDMIGIAMTNASPLVAPTNSLDRLLGTNPIAVAIPAGDQPDFVADFATTTAANGKLEILQRKNQPAPAGWIQDKDGNTSLNPNELKDGGALQPLGGETGSHKGYCLGSVVDIFSAVLSGANYGPWVPPFVAFLQPPADPVGQGIGHFFGAMRVDAFRPAAEFKTHMDNWISTFRNARAVPGQQVLIPGDPERETAAHRLLEGIPLLMPVVQDLETVGKKFGLSL; from the coding sequence ATGACTTCCAACTTCTCCTACAACCACCTCTTCGCTTTCACCGAGTCTGTCTTCCAAAGCATGGGCTGTTCGGAGGATGATGCTACGCTGGCCACGGAAACGCTGCTTTCCGCTGATTTGCGCGGCATCGATTCCCACGGCGTGGCCCGCCTGATTGGGTATGTGCGCCTGTGGGAAGCCGGCCGTATCAATGCCACGCCGCGGGTGGGTGTGACGTACGAAACGCCCAGCACTGCCGTGGTAGATGGGGATGGTGGTTTGGGGTTGGTAGTAGGCCCCAAGGCTATGCAGGTAGCCATTGAGAAAGCACAGCTGGCCGGCACGGGCTGGGTATCGGTGCGCAATTCCAACCACTTTGGTATTGCGGGCTACCATGCCATGAAAGCGCTACCGCACGACATGATTGGCATAGCCATGACCAACGCCTCGCCGCTGGTGGCCCCCACCAACTCCCTGGACCGGCTGCTGGGCACCAACCCCATAGCCGTAGCCATTCCCGCCGGCGACCAGCCCGATTTTGTAGCTGATTTCGCTACCACCACTGCGGCCAATGGCAAGCTGGAAATCCTGCAGCGCAAGAATCAGCCTGCCCCGGCCGGTTGGATTCAGGATAAAGACGGCAACACTTCCCTCAACCCCAATGAGCTGAAAGACGGCGGTGCCCTGCAGCCCCTGGGCGGTGAAACCGGCTCCCACAAAGGCTACTGCCTGGGCAGCGTGGTGGATATCTTCTCCGCCGTGCTTTCCGGCGCTAACTATGGCCCCTGGGTGCCGCCCTTCGTGGCTTTCCTGCAGCCCCCTGCCGACCCGGTAGGCCAAGGCATCGGGCATTTCTTTGGGGCGATGCGCGTAGATGCTTTCCGCCCCGCCGCCGAATTCAAGACGCACATGGATAACTGGATTTCCACCTTCCGCAACGCCCGCGCCGTACCCGGCCAGCAGGTGCTCATCCCCGGCGACCCGGAGCGCGAAACCGCAGCGCACCGCCTGCTGGAAGGTATTCCGTTGCTGATGCCGGTGGTACAGGACCTGGAAACGGTCGGCAAGAAATTTGGCCTTTCGCTGTAA
- the dapF gene encoding diaminopimelate epimerase: MKLQFHKYQGTGNDFVMIDDRARKFDAANHTLVRRLCDRRLGIGADGLILLRKHFDYDFEMVYFNADGYVGSMCGNGGRCTVAFAQFLGVIENTTIFLAADGQHEGRIEADGTVHLRMQDVLGQQEVEEDGIFLDTGSPHLVRFLPPSTLAELNVFAEGRAIRYNERFRERGTNVNFVEAPSDPAQPWQVRTYERGVEDETFSCGTGVTAVALAASRRGAASPVHLRTIGGDLRVTFDAHPDGSFTHVFLSGPATRVFEGSIEV; this comes from the coding sequence ATGAAGCTGCAATTCCATAAATACCAAGGCACCGGCAATGATTTTGTAATGATTGACGACCGGGCCCGAAAGTTTGACGCGGCTAACCATACCCTGGTACGCCGCCTCTGCGACCGGCGCCTCGGTATTGGTGCCGACGGCCTGATTCTGCTGCGCAAGCATTTCGACTATGATTTCGAGATGGTGTATTTCAATGCCGATGGCTACGTGGGCTCTATGTGCGGCAACGGCGGCCGGTGCACGGTAGCTTTTGCGCAGTTTCTGGGGGTGATAGAGAATACCACCATTTTTCTGGCCGCCGATGGCCAGCACGAAGGCCGCATAGAGGCCGACGGCACCGTACACCTGCGCATGCAGGATGTGCTAGGGCAGCAGGAAGTAGAAGAAGACGGCATTTTTCTGGATACCGGCTCGCCGCACCTCGTGCGCTTTCTGCCGCCCAGTACGCTGGCGGAACTGAATGTATTTGCTGAAGGCCGCGCCATTCGCTACAACGAGCGGTTCCGGGAGCGGGGCACCAACGTCAATTTTGTGGAAGCTCCTTCTGACCCGGCCCAGCCCTGGCAGGTGCGTACCTATGAGCGCGGCGTAGAAGACGAAACCTTCTCCTGCGGCACCGGGGTAACGGCCGTAGCTCTGGCCGCCTCCCGGCGCGGGGCAGCCAGCCCCGTGCACCTGCGCACCATTGGCGGCGACCTGCGCGTAACCTTTGATGCGCACCCGGATGGCTCCTTCACCCACGTGTTCCTCAGCGGACCCGCCACCCGCGTATTTGAGGGTTCCATTGAGGTGTAG
- the glf gene encoding UDP-galactopyranose mutase, translating to MFDYLIVGAGFAGSVLAERLATRSNKKVLIIDKRNHIGGNAYDHYNEDGILVHKYGPHIFHTNSKDVFEYLSNFTDWRPYEHRVLASVDGQMVPMPINLDTINKLYGLSLNSFEVEQFLESLAESIPVIKTSEDVVVSKVGRELYEKFFRNYTRKQWGMDPSELDKSVTSRVPTRTNRDDRYFTDTYQAMPLHGYTRMFERMLDHPNISIMLNTDYHDVIDFIPFREIIFTGPVDEYFDFKFGKLPYRSLEFKHETLNTEKFLAAPVVNYPNEHLYTRITEFKALTGQQHPKTSVVYEYPKAEGDPYYPIPRLENAELYNKYKKLADETPNVHFVGRLATYKYYNMDQVVAQALTLYKKLTTDKPTEKAATTPPITGSASIMEKILSRDPAKE from the coding sequence ATGTTCGATTACCTCATCGTCGGAGCCGGGTTTGCCGGTAGCGTGCTAGCCGAGCGGCTGGCCACCAGGTCTAACAAGAAAGTACTGATAATAGATAAGCGTAACCATATTGGCGGCAACGCTTACGACCACTACAACGAAGATGGCATTCTGGTCCATAAATACGGCCCGCACATTTTTCACACCAACTCGAAGGACGTATTCGAATACCTTTCCAACTTCACCGACTGGCGCCCTTACGAGCACCGCGTATTGGCTTCCGTCGACGGACAGATGGTGCCAATGCCCATCAACCTGGACACCATCAACAAGCTTTACGGCCTCTCGCTGAACAGCTTTGAGGTAGAGCAGTTTCTGGAGTCGCTGGCGGAAAGCATTCCGGTTATCAAAACGTCGGAAGATGTGGTGGTAAGCAAAGTAGGCCGCGAGCTATACGAGAAGTTCTTCCGCAACTATACCCGCAAGCAGTGGGGCATGGACCCCTCGGAGCTGGATAAGTCCGTGACGAGCCGTGTGCCCACCCGCACCAACCGCGACGACCGGTACTTCACCGACACGTACCAGGCTATGCCGCTGCACGGCTACACCCGCATGTTTGAGCGCATGCTGGACCACCCCAATATCAGCATCATGCTGAATACCGATTACCACGATGTAATCGACTTTATTCCCTTCAGGGAAATCATCTTCACCGGCCCGGTAGATGAGTATTTCGATTTCAAGTTCGGCAAGCTGCCCTACCGCTCCCTGGAGTTCAAGCACGAAACGCTGAACACCGAGAAGTTCCTGGCCGCGCCGGTGGTGAACTACCCCAACGAGCACCTCTACACCCGCATTACGGAGTTTAAGGCCCTGACCGGCCAGCAGCACCCCAAGACCAGCGTGGTGTATGAGTACCCCAAAGCGGAAGGGGACCCTTACTACCCCATTCCGCGCCTCGAAAACGCCGAACTGTACAACAAGTACAAAAAGCTGGCCGACGAAACGCCCAACGTGCACTTCGTAGGCCGCCTGGCCACTTACAAGTACTACAACATGGACCAGGTAGTAGCCCAGGCTCTCACGCTCTACAAGAAGCTTACTACCGATAAGCCTACCGAAAAAGCAGCTACCACGCCGCCTATCACGGGCTCGGCTTCCATTATGGAGAAAATTCTTTCCCGGGATCCGGCCAAGGAATAG
- a CDS encoding GNAT family N-acetyltransferase → MLRNELIFLRALEADDLDFLYNLENDAALWGVSDTLAPVSRHVLRQYLEHAAADFHEVKQLRLVICAQPDGRPVGTLDLFDFNPLHQRAGLGITVLATERRRGYAAAALQLSLSYAEQTLRLHQLYCTVEISNTASQALFQAAGFRQVGVRQQWLRTAQGWQDAVEWQCILAG, encoded by the coding sequence ATGCTCCGGAACGAACTGATTTTCCTGCGTGCGCTGGAAGCCGACGACCTCGACTTTCTCTACAACCTGGAAAATGATGCGGCCTTGTGGGGAGTATCGGATACGCTGGCACCGGTGTCGCGGCACGTGCTGCGCCAGTACCTGGAGCACGCCGCCGCCGATTTTCATGAGGTGAAGCAGCTGCGGCTGGTGATTTGTGCCCAGCCCGATGGCCGGCCGGTGGGTACGCTGGATCTGTTTGATTTTAATCCGCTGCACCAGCGCGCGGGTCTGGGCATTACGGTGCTGGCTACGGAACGCCGGCGGGGCTATGCCGCCGCCGCACTACAGCTGAGTCTGAGTTATGCAGAGCAAACGCTGCGCCTGCATCAGCTGTATTGCACCGTGGAAATATCTAATACGGCCAGTCAGGCGCTTTTTCAGGCCGCTGGTTTTCGCCAGGTAGGCGTGCGGCAGCAGTGGCTGCGCACGGCACAGGGGTGGCAGGATGCCGTAGAGTGGCAGTGTATTCTGGCCGGGTAA
- a CDS encoding glycosyltransferase family 1 protein, with product MPSTTAAGAAARASQPTSTDPQTTEQSSTTATTTLPDLVCFAHLHWDFVWQRPQHLLSRFAQQGRVFYVEEPFYHADDLIEPHLEIKERQHGVKVVVAHLPQRLRADEAAADEVQAALLTQFFQENNITGNVAWYYTPMALAKSRHLEAALTVYDCMDELAAFKFAPPVLREREQELFKKADLVFTGGHTLYESKSLQHHDVHPFPSSIDKDHFGQARQHMAEPADQAGIPSPRVGFFGVVDERLDIELLGQLAAAYPQWQFVIIGPVVKIDPALLPRHQNIHYLGGKDYKELPSYLRGWDVATLLFADNESTKFISPTKTPEYLAAGKPVVSTPIRDVVRPYGDLGLVHIASNAEDFGKAIERALEQTSDEDWRQRTDEYLETISWDLTWQQMVDVMKQRLTTRTA from the coding sequence ATGCCCTCCACTACTGCGGCAGGCGCAGCCGCGCGTGCTTCTCAGCCAACCTCAACCGACCCCCAAACTACTGAGCAGTCTTCCACTACCGCTACCACTACCCTTCCCGATTTAGTTTGCTTTGCGCACCTGCACTGGGATTTTGTGTGGCAGCGCCCGCAGCATTTGCTTTCCCGCTTTGCCCAGCAGGGCCGGGTGTTTTATGTAGAGGAACCCTTCTATCACGCCGACGACCTGATTGAGCCGCACCTGGAAATTAAAGAGCGGCAGCACGGCGTGAAAGTAGTAGTGGCACACCTGCCGCAGCGCTTGCGGGCCGATGAAGCTGCCGCCGATGAAGTACAGGCCGCGCTGCTCACGCAGTTTTTTCAGGAGAACAATATTACCGGCAACGTTGCATGGTACTACACGCCCATGGCGCTGGCCAAATCCCGGCATTTGGAAGCCGCCCTTACCGTGTATGACTGCATGGATGAACTGGCGGCCTTCAAGTTTGCGCCGCCCGTGCTGCGCGAGCGGGAGCAGGAGCTTTTCAAAAAAGCAGACCTGGTGTTTACGGGCGGCCACACGCTCTACGAATCCAAGAGCCTGCAGCACCACGATGTGCACCCGTTCCCCAGCAGCATCGACAAAGACCACTTTGGGCAGGCCCGCCAGCACATGGCAGAACCCGCCGACCAGGCAGGTATTCCGTCGCCGCGCGTTGGGTTTTTTGGCGTAGTAGATGAGCGCCTGGATATAGAGTTGCTGGGCCAATTGGCAGCAGCGTATCCGCAGTGGCAATTCGTGATTATTGGGCCTGTAGTAAAGATTGATCCGGCTTTGCTGCCCCGCCACCAGAACATTCATTACCTGGGTGGCAAAGACTATAAGGAACTGCCCAGCTATTTACGGGGTTGGGATGTAGCTACGCTTTTATTCGCTGATAATGAAAGCACTAAATTCATATCGCCCACTAAAACTCCCGAGTACCTGGCGGCCGGTAAGCCAGTAGTTAGCACTCCTATCCGCGACGTGGTGCGCCCTTACGGCGACTTAGGCCTCGTGCACATTGCCTCTAATGCGGAGGATTTTGGAAAAGCTATTGAGCGGGCTCTGGAACAAACTTCCGATGAAGACTGGCGCCAGCGTACCGATGAGTACCTGGAAACCATTAGCTGGGACCTTACCTGGCAGCAAATGGTAGACGTAATGAAGCAGCGCCTGACTACCCGGACAGCCTGA
- a CDS encoding murein L,D-transpeptidase catalytic domain family protein, producing the protein MATPLATPMGSTQARATAAEHRLPTAAELRTSAFAHTTRQLYQQLGVEATGLRYEVFEKALTGYLNLKGEGKLSEDKQLLTVIDFEKPSTEKRLWVLDLAQKQILFNTLVAHGHNSGENVATSFSNENESNMSSLGFYVTQSEYYGKHGRSLKLQGVDEGYNDNAMMRSVVMHGADYVSEDFIKQFGRLGRSLGCPALPMDQYSQIIDTVNGGTCLYLNGSDTSFNSRYLNKDVAMDTFFKDGALI; encoded by the coding sequence ATGGCCACTCCGCTGGCTACCCCCATGGGCTCTACCCAGGCCCGTGCCACTGCTGCTGAACACCGCTTGCCCACTGCCGCCGAGTTGCGGACCAGCGCTTTTGCCCATACCACCCGCCAGTTGTACCAACAACTGGGCGTGGAGGCCACCGGCCTGCGCTACGAGGTGTTTGAGAAGGCCCTGACGGGCTACCTCAACCTGAAAGGCGAAGGGAAGCTGAGCGAAGACAAGCAACTGCTTACGGTCATCGACTTTGAGAAGCCTTCCACGGAAAAGCGCCTCTGGGTGCTGGACCTGGCCCAGAAGCAGATTCTGTTTAACACGCTGGTGGCCCACGGCCACAACTCCGGCGAAAACGTGGCGACTTCCTTCTCCAACGAGAATGAGTCTAACATGAGTAGCCTGGGCTTTTATGTAACTCAGAGCGAGTATTACGGCAAGCACGGCCGCTCCCTTAAGCTGCAGGGCGTAGACGAAGGCTACAACGATAACGCCATGATGCGCTCTGTTGTCATGCACGGCGCCGACTATGTAAGCGAAGACTTCATTAAGCAGTTCGGCCGCTTGGGCCGCAGCCTGGGTTGCCCGGCGCTGCCCATGGATCAGTACTCTCAGATTATTGATACTGTGAATGGCGGCACCTGCCTGTACCTGAACGGCTCCGATACCTCCTTCAACTCCCGCTACCTCAACAAGGACGTAGCAATGGATACTTTCTTCAAGGATGGCGCGCTGATCTAA
- a CDS encoding class I SAM-dependent methyltransferase translates to MYSFLTTGNWPDYELIDSGNFEKLERFGQHILARPEPQAIWDPKLSAAEWNRANATFTREKGSQERGQWKIKPGTPEQWVINYDQEGLKLRFRLGLSSFKHVGLFPEQDPNWQFIYQQTKLRKAAVPRVLNLFAYTGAATLAARAAGADVTHLDSVKQVNFWARDNMEASNLDGVRWLVEDAMKYVRREVKRGSKYQGLILDPPAYGRGPNGEKWQLEDELNEMLKLCKELLDPTDHFFLINLYSLGFSALILDNLVTDIFPPTTGPREIGEIYLHDQAARKLPLGTFCRFASPA, encoded by the coding sequence ATGTATTCTTTCCTGACCACCGGCAACTGGCCTGATTACGAGCTGATCGACTCGGGCAACTTTGAAAAGCTCGAACGATTTGGGCAACATATCCTGGCCCGGCCCGAGCCCCAGGCCATCTGGGACCCGAAGCTGTCGGCGGCAGAGTGGAACCGGGCCAACGCCACCTTCACCCGCGAAAAAGGCAGCCAGGAGCGCGGCCAATGGAAAATAAAGCCCGGCACGCCCGAGCAGTGGGTTATCAACTACGATCAGGAAGGCCTGAAACTGCGGTTCCGGTTGGGGCTGTCGTCGTTTAAGCACGTGGGGCTGTTTCCAGAGCAGGACCCTAACTGGCAGTTTATCTACCAGCAAACCAAGCTGCGGAAAGCGGCCGTGCCGCGCGTGCTGAATTTGTTTGCCTACACCGGCGCCGCCACGCTGGCCGCCCGCGCCGCCGGCGCCGATGTAACCCACTTAGACTCCGTGAAGCAGGTAAACTTCTGGGCCCGCGACAACATGGAAGCCTCCAACCTGGATGGGGTGCGCTGGCTGGTAGAGGATGCCATGAAATACGTGCGGCGCGAAGTAAAGCGCGGCAGCAAATACCAGGGCCTGATTCTGGACCCACCCGCCTACGGCCGGGGGCCTAACGGCGAAAAGTGGCAGCTGGAAGATGAGTTGAACGAAATGCTCAAGCTCTGCAAAGAGCTGCTGGACCCCACCGACCATTTCTTCCTCATCAACCTCTACTCGCTCGGGTTTTCAGCCCTGATTCTGGATAACCTCGTAACCGACATCTTCCCTCCTACTACCGGCCCGCGCGAAATCGGCGAAATCTATCTACACGACCAGGCGGCGCGCAAGCTGCCCCTGGGCACGTTCTGCCGCTTTGCCAGCCCTGCCTAG